From the genome of Kluyveromyces lactis strain NRRL Y-1140 chromosome F complete sequence:
acaaacaGCAAGAAAAAACCAATTTTCTAAACAGTAAACCCAATTAAATTAATGTTTCGCACACGCTCCAACTGTTGTTAAAACCTACACCTCTTGATCTATGATACgaatgtatatatgtacagaatgtatatatgtacaGAATGcgtttttctttgcagTGGTAGTTAATCATTTGATGAGATTTCAGCATGAAACTATATAtgaaaaactgaaaaaaaaaggtcTATACAACCTTAGCGAAGTAAAAAATCTAAAAAAAGCTTTTGTACTGGCCAGAATCGACAGACGGGCGATACGGTCGTTTGaccaagagaaagaagatgcAGAGGGCAAGTAATGGATTCAGGGTTCAGTTCAATGATATGAGTTCATAGAGGGGTTCATAAATACAATCAGCGGTCGACGTGTACATAGCGGGTATTATATGTCTTGTGTATAGTTTTGAAGTTTCGGTCCATATAACATGTCCAGATCAGATGGACTCTTGAACTGAGACCTCATTTTTGGCCAATTCCTGGATGAACGATTCAATCGATTGCAAATCATTTGCGATAGCTTTAGTATAATCCTTGAGTATAGTTACATGGTAACCAAGGTTTGCAGCGCTTATTGCTGAGTTTTTTACGCAGAAATCGAATGCAAGTCCGACCACATAGATTTCAGTAACATCattctctttgaaaaaggCGTCAAGTTCAGTGTGATGATCATTCCAGATATCGTTGAATCCGGAATAATACTCACGATCCGATAAGTAACCTTTATTGACAATCTTATGTGGCACCTTGAGCTTTAAAATTTCAGCGAGTAATTTTTCCGGAACCTCAGAGCCCCATGTCTCCTGGACACAATGGACTGGCCATAACGTAGCACTTTGTTTCTCGGTGCTCCCAGGAACGGGTGAGTCGTAGGTGAATGAACTGAAATCTGGTAATCCATGGTTCTTTGCAAAAGAAATGTGGTCTGGCGGATGCCAGTCTTTAGTCATGGCAACACAGTCCCAATCCTGATCTTGCAAAAGCTGGATGACAGGATCGATGATAGTATCACCATCTTGAACTGCCAATGATCCTTTTGGTGGTAAGAAATCGTTCTGAATATCAATTACTAATAACGCACGGGCTCCCATCGTTAACAAATACGGAGTCTCGATTACTTAGTGATGTTTGTGTCTCACGTTTTTTCACCGTTCCTTTATTATCTCCCTAATTTTTCAAACGGTTTGTTTTTTCAGTGCAATTTTCCCTTCAAGTATGTGCTACTTTATATACTAAATACCTACCTAACCGAGAGCAATGTTCGTCGTTCCGCAGAAAATGAACAGTCAAGACAGTGGTTGGTGCTAATTGCCTGCCTTGTATACATTGGATACACTGCTGCTTTGTACGGCCGTAGCATTTACAATCTGAAACATATCTACTTTATACTACGAACTGATCAACCcttttttaatttttcgATCCTTTTTTCGTTATTGTCTCATAGTATTGGGCGTCTAAATcttgagaaaaaagaatctTCTGAAACTATATAAACTAAGGGGTTTTATCTTGGATCTTaatcaagagaaataaAGTAATGATTATCCCGAACGCCAGAAGTGACATTACTTCGGCATATTTTGGAGCTTTGATTGTAAAAAAAAGCAAGCTTTCTTTCTGGTAAAGATGGATGGCATATCCTCAATAAGTT
Proteins encoded in this window:
- the PNC1 gene encoding nicotinamidase (similar to uniprot|P53184 Saccharomyces cerevisiae YGL037C PNC1 NAD() salvage pathway gene pyrazinamidase and nicotinamidase) — encoded protein: MGARALLVIDIQNDFLPPKGSLAVQDGDTIIDPVIQLLQDQDWDCVAMTKDWHPPDHISFAKNHGLPDFSSFTYDSPVPGSTEKQSATLWPVHCVQETWGSEVPEKLLAEILKLKVPHKIVNKGYLSDREYYSGFNDIWNDHHTELDAFFKENDVTEIYVVGLAFDFCVKNSAISAANLGYHVTILKDYTKAIANDLQSIESFIQELAKNEVSVQESI